In one window of Dryobates pubescens isolate bDryPub1 unplaced genomic scaffold, bDryPub1.pri scaffold_71_arrow_ctg1, whole genome shotgun sequence DNA:
- the LOC128899802 gene encoding olfactory receptor 14J1-like has product MSYDRYVAICRPLHYETPLGSRVCLYMAAAAWGCGILTALLHTANTFSLPLCQGNALDQSFCEIPQILKLSCSTSYLRELWLLVASVCLLFVCFVLIVVSYVQIFRAVLRIPSQQGRHKAFATCLPHLAVVSLFLSTVILAYLKPSSISFPSLDLVLAVLYSVVPAAVNPLIYSLRNQELKDALRKMPTGCLQKQ; this is encoded by the coding sequence atgtcctacgatcgctatgttgccatctgcagacctctgcactatgagacccccctgggcagcagagtttgtctctacatggcagcagctgcctggggctgtgggattctcactgctctgctgcacacagccaatacattttccctgcccctctgccagggcaatgctctgGACCAGtccttctgtgaaatcccccagatcctcaagctctcctgctccacatcctacctcagggaactttggcttcttgtggcCAGTGTCTGTTTattatttgtctgttttgtgttgattgtggtgtcctatgtgcagatcttcagggcagtgctgaggatcccctctcagcagggacgccacaaagcctttgccacctgcctccctcacctggctgtggtctccctgtttctcagcaCTGTAATCCTTGCCTACTTGAAGCCCTCTTCTATCTCATTCCCATCTCTGGATCTGGTGCTtgcagttctgtactcagtggtgcctgcagcagtgaaccctctcatctacagcctgaggaaccaggagctcaaggatgCCCTGAGGAAAATGCCCACCGGATgccttcagaagcaataa